One window of the Penaeus monodon isolate SGIC_2016 chromosome 1, NSTDA_Pmon_1, whole genome shotgun sequence genome contains the following:
- the LOC119573511 gene encoding heme-binding protein 2-like, with product MNTIRVLGLLLVCQLALAIESAPYTVVNSAEAYEERVYPAQKWITTSILSISHDEATSITFYRLFDYIDGQNEEGMKIDMTAPVTTLVIPGEGPNCENNFTESFYIPSAHQANPPKPTNPDVYIEERPELHVFSRKFHGFANDEDWIINAAQLHDDLVAAGEEGVDFQTYYTVGYDSPFVIVDRDNEVWFMKK from the exons ATGAATACAATCCGGGTTCTTGGTCTGCTGCTG GTGTGTCAACTTGCCCTCGCCATCGAGTCGGCACCATATACCGTCGTTAACTCAGCTGAG GCGTACGAGGAGCGTGTGTATCCCGCGCAGAAATGGATCACCACAtccattctctccatctcccacGACGAGGCCACCAGCATCACCTTCTACAGGCTCTTTGACTACATTGACGGCCAGAACGAAGAAG GCATGAAGATCGACATGACAGCCCCCGTGACGACGCTGGTCATCCCCGGAGAAGGACCCAACTGTGAGAACAATTTTACCGAAAGCTTCTACATCCCTTCAGCCCACCAGgccaacccacccaaacccaccaaccCTGACGTGTACATCGAAGAGCGACCGGAATTGCACGTCTTCTCCAG GAAGTTCCACGGGTTCGCCAACGACGAGGACTGGATCATCAACGCCGCTCAGCTTCACGACGACCTGGTGGCAGCCGGCGAGGAGGGCGTCGACTTCCAGACCTACTACACTGTTGGCTACGACTCTCCCTTCGTTATCGTCGACCGCGACAACGAAGTATGGTTCATGAAGAAGTGA